A single region of the Chryseobacterium sp. 6424 genome encodes:
- the rplQ gene encoding 50S ribosomal protein L17, whose amino-acid sequence MRHGKKFNHLGRTSSHRSAMLSNMACSLIEHKRINTTVAKAKALRVFVEPILTKAKEDTTHNRRTVFSYLQSKEAVTELFRTVAPKIAERNGGYTRIIKTGFRPGDAADTAMIELVDFNDIYNPNAEEKKTTRRSRRSSTAKAAAPVAAEAPAEETKSEETTGEAAESSDNKTD is encoded by the coding sequence ATGAGACACGGTAAAAAATTCAATCACTTAGGAAGAACATCCTCCCACAGAAGCGCAATGCTCTCTAACATGGCGTGTTCCCTAATTGAGCATAAAAGAATCAACACGACGGTTGCCAAAGCCAAAGCGTTGAGAGTTTTTGTTGAGCCTATCTTAACCAAAGCAAAAGAAGATACTACGCACAACAGAAGAACAGTTTTCTCTTACCTGCAAAGCAAAGAGGCCGTTACTGAACTTTTCAGAACAGTAGCTCCTAAAATCGCAGAAAGAAACGGTGGTTATACAAGAATCATCAAAACTGGTTTCCGCCCGGGTGACGCTGCAGATACTGCAATGATCGAACTTGTAGATTTCAACGACATCTACAACCCGAACGCGGAAGAGAAGAAAACAACCAGAAGAAGCAGACGTTCATCTACAGCTAAAGCTGCTGCTCCTGTAGCTGCTGAAGCTCCGGCTGAAGAAACGAAGTCTGAAGAAACTACCGGCGAAGCCGCAGAATCTTCTGATAACAAAACTGATTAA
- the secY gene encoding preprotein translocase subunit SecY, with protein sequence MKEFIQTLKNIWSLKELRDKILFTLGLVLVYRFASYISLPAINMAEVGNLLEHYQNQGGNRQGAGLLGLLSSFTGGAFSRASIMALGIMPYISASIIVQLMGMAIPYLQKLQKDGESGRNTLNQITRWLTIAVCLVQAPSYLTSITQMFLPHAQFGSAYYVHPESIMFWLPSIVILVAGSVFAMWLGEKITDKGIGNGISILIMVGILADLPGAFIQEVATQTGKGGLGSIMILIEVLFWMLVVLLAIILSVAVRKIPIQYVSRAQARGGANRNLMQGARQWIPLKVNASGVMPIIFAQALMFVPGLLTKVDESNSFLAGFKDVFSWQYNVLFAVLIIIFSFFYTAITIPVNQMADDLKRNGGLIPKVRPGKETADYLDDILSKITLPGSIFLAIFAILPAIVHGAFVQTDRFALFFGGTSLLIMVGVILDTVQQINTYLLNHHYDGLMQSKLSRTTNL encoded by the coding sequence ATGAAAGAATTTATACAAACACTGAAAAACATTTGGAGTCTTAAGGAACTTAGGGATAAAATACTCTTCACTTTAGGTTTAGTCCTCGTGTATAGATTCGCATCTTATATTTCCCTACCCGCCATCAACATGGCCGAGGTGGGGAATCTTTTGGAACATTACCAGAACCAGGGTGGCAACAGACAAGGGGCAGGTCTTCTTGGGTTGCTGTCTTCGTTTACAGGTGGTGCATTCAGCCGGGCATCCATTATGGCACTCGGTATCATGCCCTATATTTCCGCTTCCATCATCGTACAGCTGATGGGGATGGCTATTCCTTATCTGCAGAAATTGCAGAAAGATGGGGAGAGCGGCAGAAATACATTGAACCAAATTACAAGATGGCTCACCATTGCCGTATGTTTGGTACAGGCCCCGTCTTACCTCACTTCCATCACGCAGATGTTCTTGCCACATGCGCAGTTTGGCTCCGCATACTATGTACACCCAGAGTCAATTATGTTCTGGTTGCCAAGTATCGTGATTTTGGTAGCAGGATCTGTGTTTGCAATGTGGTTGGGTGAAAAGATTACGGACAAAGGAATCGGTAACGGTATCTCTATCCTTATTATGGTAGGTATCCTTGCGGATCTTCCGGGAGCGTTTATTCAGGAAGTCGCTACACAAACCGGTAAAGGCGGATTAGGGTCCATCATGATTCTAATTGAAGTCCTATTCTGGATGTTGGTAGTGCTTTTAGCAATCATCCTTTCGGTGGCGGTAAGAAAAATCCCTATTCAGTATGTAAGCCGTGCGCAGGCCCGTGGCGGTGCAAACCGAAACTTGATGCAAGGAGCACGACAGTGGATACCACTGAAGGTAAATGCCTCGGGGGTAATGCCGATCATTTTCGCGCAGGCGCTGATGTTCGTACCTGGACTTTTGACCAAGGTTGATGAGTCCAACTCATTCCTGGCAGGCTTTAAAGATGTTTTCAGCTGGCAGTACAATGTATTATTTGCGGTATTGATTATCATCTTCTCGTTCTTCTACACCGCGATCACCATCCCGGTAAACCAGATGGCAGATGACCTGAAGAGAAACGGGGGCTTGATTCCGAAGGTAAGACCCGGAAAAGAAACCGCTGATTATCTGGATGATATTCTGTCAAAAATAACATTGCCAGGTTCAATATTTTTGGCTATCTTTGCAATCCTTCCGGCAATAGTGCACGGAGCGTTTGTTCAGACGGACAGATTTGCCCTGTTCTTCGGGGGTACATCACTTTTAATTATGGTTGGGGTAATCCTCGATACGGTACAACAGATCAATACGTATTTGCTGAACCACCATTATGACGGGTTGATGCAGTCTAAATTGTCTAGAACAACAAACTTGTAA
- the infA gene encoding translation initiation factor IF-1 encodes MAKQKHIEQDGVITEALSNAQFRVELENGHILIAHISGKMRMHYIKLLPGDKVKLELSPYDLSKGRITFRY; translated from the coding sequence ATGGCAAAACAAAAACATATCGAACAGGACGGCGTGATCACCGAAGCACTTTCGAACGCGCAGTTTCGTGTTGAACTTGAAAATGGGCATATCCTTATCGCCCATATTTCAGGTAAAATGCGTATGCACTACATAAAATTGTTGCCTGGCGACAAAGTAAAGCTTGAATTATCTCCTTATGATTTATCTAAGGGGAGAATCACCTTTAGATACTAA
- the rpsD gene encoding 30S ribosomal protein S4: MARYIGPKTKIARKFGAAIYGDDKNFEKRKNQPPGQHGPNKRRGAKKSEYAVQLMEKQKAKYTYGILEKQFANLYDKAQRAKGVTGEVLLQLCESRLDNVVYRFGFAKTRAGARQLVSHRHITVNGELVNIPSYLVKAGDVIAVREKSKSLEVIADSLASKANYEWLQFNDEKKEGTFVSAPERIQIPEDIKEQLIVELYSK; this comes from the coding sequence ATGGCAAGATATATTGGACCAAAAACAAAGATTGCGAGAAAGTTTGGTGCTGCAATCTACGGAGATGATAAAAACTTCGAGAAAAGAAAAAACCAACCACCGGGACAACACGGCCCGAATAAAAGAAGAGGCGCAAAGAAATCAGAATACGCTGTACAGCTAATGGAAAAGCAAAAAGCTAAATATACGTACGGTATCCTTGAAAAACAATTTGCAAACCTTTATGATAAAGCCCAAAGAGCAAAAGGCGTAACAGGTGAAGTGCTTTTACAGCTATGTGAATCTAGATTGGATAATGTGGTGTACAGATTCGGTTTTGCCAAAACCAGAGCTGGCGCACGTCAGTTAGTATCTCACAGACACATCACTGTAAATGGTGAATTAGTAAACATCCCATCTTATTTGGTAAAAGCAGGTGATGTGATTGCTGTTAGAGAGAAATCAAAATCTCTTGAAGTAATTGCAGATTCATTGGCTTCAAAAGCAAACTATGAGTGGTTACAGTTCAATGACGAGAAGAAAGAAGGTACTTTCGTATCAGCACCGGAGAGAATCCAAATCCCGGAAGATATCAAAGAACAGCTGATCGTCGAACTTTACTCTAAATAA
- a CDS encoding DNA-directed RNA polymerase subunit alpha has protein sequence MAILTFIKPDKVILLNSDDFKGKFEFRPLEPGFGLTIGNALRRVLLSSLEGYAISSIKIEGVEHEFSTIPGVIEDVTEIILNLKQLRLKAKSETATAEAVTAKVTGQTTVTAGDLGKSIQGFEILNPELVICNLNKEVKFEITFNIEKGRGYVPSEQNKSSNAPIGTIAIDSIFTPIKKVQYSIENYRVEQKTDYEKLVLDIETDGSISPQNALTEASKILIYHFMLFSDERITLETEAVKASIQYDEETLHTRQLLKSKLTDMDLSVRALNCLKAAEVETLGELVSYTKSDLMKFRNFGKKSLTELEELVHAKGLNFGFDVAKYKLDADK, from the coding sequence ATGGCAATTTTAACATTTATTAAACCCGATAAAGTAATCCTGCTAAACTCCGATGATTTCAAAGGCAAATTTGAATTCAGACCATTGGAGCCAGGCTTCGGACTTACCATCGGTAATGCTTTGAGAAGGGTATTACTCTCTTCTCTGGAAGGATATGCTATCTCATCTATTAAAATAGAAGGCGTAGAGCACGAATTTTCAACTATTCCCGGCGTAATTGAAGACGTTACAGAAATTATTCTGAACCTGAAACAATTAAGACTGAAAGCCAAATCTGAAACTGCCACCGCAGAAGCAGTAACCGCTAAAGTAACCGGACAAACTACTGTTACCGCAGGAGATCTAGGTAAATCAATACAGGGATTCGAAATCCTAAACCCTGAACTGGTGATCTGTAATCTCAACAAAGAGGTGAAGTTTGAAATTACTTTCAATATCGAAAAAGGAAGAGGTTATGTTCCCTCAGAACAGAACAAATCCAGCAACGCGCCAATCGGTACCATTGCTATCGACTCTATCTTTACCCCGATCAAAAAAGTACAGTACAGTATTGAGAATTACCGTGTAGAGCAAAAAACAGACTACGAAAAACTCGTTTTGGATATCGAGACTGATGGTTCCATCAGCCCTCAAAATGCTTTAACAGAAGCTTCAAAGATCTTGATCTATCATTTCATGTTATTCTCTGATGAGAGAATCACCCTGGAAACTGAAGCCGTGAAAGCATCCATCCAGTACGATGAAGAAACTTTACATACACGTCAACTCCTAAAATCCAAACTTACAGACATGGATCTTTCTGTCAGAGCATTGAACTGCCTGAAAGCGGCTGAAGTGGAAACATTAGGTGAACTGGTTTCTTATACTAAGTCTGATTTGATGAAATTCAGAAATTTCGGTAAAAAATCTTTAACAGAATTAGAAGAATTAGTGCATGCAAAAGGTCTTAACTTCGGTTTCGACGTTGCTAAATATAAATTAGACGCTGATAAATAA
- the rpsM gene encoding 30S ribosomal protein S13: MARISGIDLPKNKRGVIGLTYIYGIGRSTSSEILKAAGISEDKKVNEWNDDELALIRNYITENIKVEGELRSETQLNIKRLMDIGCQRGIRHRLGLPLRGQRTKNNSRTRKGKRKTVANKKKASK; this comes from the coding sequence ATGGCGAGAATTTCCGGTATTGATTTACCAAAAAACAAAAGAGGCGTTATCGGCTTAACTTACATCTACGGAATCGGAAGAAGCACTTCATCCGAAATCCTGAAAGCAGCCGGCATCAGCGAAGACAAGAAAGTCAACGAATGGAATGACGATGAATTGGCACTAATCAGAAACTACATCACTGAAAACATCAAAGTAGAAGGTGAATTACGTTCTGAAACACAATTAAACATCAAACGATTGATGGATATTGGTTGCCAACGAGGAATACGTCACAGACTGGGATTACCTTTAAGAGGCCAAAGAACTAAAAACAATTCTAGAACCCGTAAAGGAAAGAGAAAAACTGTTGCTAACAAGAAAAAAGCAAGTAAATAA
- the rpsK gene encoding 30S ribosomal protein S11 translates to MAKQTKVVKKRKVKVEAIGEAHIQASFNNIIISLTNKNGEVISWASAGKMGFRGSKKNTPFAAQMAAENCSQVAHDAGLRRVRVFVKGPGAGRESAIRTIHNSGIEVSEIIDVTPMPHNGCRPPKRRRV, encoded by the coding sequence ATGGCAAAACAAACTAAAGTTGTTAAAAAAAGAAAAGTAAAAGTTGAGGCAATCGGGGAAGCACACATCCAGGCGTCTTTCAACAACATTATTATTTCTTTAACGAATAAAAACGGAGAGGTAATCTCTTGGGCATCTGCTGGTAAAATGGGTTTCAGAGGTTCTAAAAAGAACACACCGTTCGCCGCACAGATGGCCGCTGAAAACTGCTCTCAGGTAGCGCATGATGCTGGCCTTAGAAGAGTGAGAGTATTTGTGAAAGGACCTGGCGCAGGTAGAGAATCTGCGATCAGAACGATCCACAACTCAGGAATTGAAGTTAGCGAAATCATCGACGTGACTCCAATGCCACACAACGGATGTAGACCACCAAAAAGAAGAAGAGTATAA
- the rpmJ gene encoding 50S ribosomal protein L36: MKVRASIKKRSADCKIVRRKGVLFVINKKNPKFKQRQG; encoded by the coding sequence ATGAAAGTTAGAGCATCTATCAAAAAAAGAAGTGCTGATTGCAAGATCGTTCGCAGAAAAGGCGTTCTGTTTGTAATCAACAAGAAAAACCCAAAATTTAAACAAAGACAAGGCTAA